A region from the Rheinheimera mangrovi genome encodes:
- a CDS encoding LysR family transcriptional regulator ArgP produces MMMDYRLLQALAAVTEQGGFEKAAATLHLTQSAVSRRIKQLESRLGQPVLMRSTPPVPTAAGQLLLNHLQQVRQMETALGLSDDPQDLLVRLATNADSLATWLPEALVLPAQQAVRFDMVVEDQSVGLKRMKQGDVMACICASPQPVNGGAVMALGALRYRAVASPAFIQRYQLNQQFKQRIRQAPCLVFNQDDQLQHQYLQHVAQAVPQRFHLCPSSEGFLKATLAGLGFGLLPELQMQSQLESGELVDLTPGYFLDTELYWHYWQSESPLLYQLRQNVLQVARRSLYQATG; encoded by the coding sequence ATGATGATGGATTACCGTTTATTGCAGGCCCTTGCCGCTGTGACTGAACAAGGTGGCTTTGAAAAAGCCGCTGCGACGCTGCATTTAACTCAATCCGCTGTCAGTCGTCGCATTAAGCAACTGGAATCAAGGCTGGGACAACCAGTGTTAATGCGCAGCACCCCGCCAGTACCCACTGCAGCGGGACAGCTTTTGTTAAACCATTTACAGCAAGTGCGACAGATGGAGACTGCATTGGGCTTGTCGGACGATCCTCAGGATTTGTTGGTCCGGCTGGCCACCAATGCCGACTCATTAGCCACCTGGTTACCAGAAGCTTTAGTGTTGCCAGCACAGCAGGCTGTGCGTTTTGATATGGTGGTAGAAGATCAGTCCGTTGGTTTAAAACGGATGAAACAAGGCGATGTCATGGCCTGTATTTGTGCCAGTCCTCAGCCGGTCAATGGTGGTGCAGTGATGGCATTAGGCGCACTGCGATACCGAGCTGTGGCAAGTCCGGCTTTTATTCAGCGTTATCAATTAAATCAGCAGTTTAAACAAAGGATCCGTCAGGCGCCTTGTCTGGTGTTTAATCAGGACGATCAGTTGCAACACCAATATCTGCAGCATGTAGCGCAAGCTGTACCTCAACGTTTTCATTTGTGCCCATCGTCTGAAGGTTTTTTAAAAGCGACCTTGGCCGGATTAGGTTTTGGTTTATTGCCAGAACTACAAATGCAGTCGCAGCTGGAAAGCGGTGAACTGGTGGATTTAACGCCGGGTTATTTTCTCGACACAGAGTTGTATTGGCACTATTGGCAAAGCGAAAGCCCACTGCTGTATCAATTACGGCAGAATGTATTGCAGGTAGCCAGACGCAGCTTATATCAGGCAACTGGTTGA
- the ltaE gene encoding low-specificity L-threonine aldolase translates to MADFRSDTVTQPTEAMKAAMLAAPLGDDVFQDDPTVNELQRYAAELLGFEAALFAPSGTQTNLIALMAHCQRGDEAIVGQQWHTYRWEAGGMAVLGSIQPQPIEHQPDGTLALEHIRAAVKPDDPHFARTKLIVIENTTGGKVLPLSYMNSVAALAKELGLNCHIDGARLMNAAVALATTDGSDPIQKARQLCAGFDSVSLCLSKGLGAPVGSLLLGSFAFIQQARRLRKMLGGGMRQAGVLAAAGLYALQHHIERLAEDHQHAQQLAEGLQRIAAEHPRLKGKLELVSVHTNILFTDIALEVAEPLLAHLAAHGIRLTSSNYNKADQHYKRVRWVTHLDICSIDIQQALDTVRGF, encoded by the coding sequence ATGGCCGATTTTCGCAGTGACACAGTCACCCAACCTACAGAGGCTATGAAAGCCGCTATGCTGGCCGCACCTTTGGGTGATGATGTATTTCAGGACGATCCAACGGTCAATGAGTTACAGCGTTATGCTGCTGAACTGTTAGGTTTTGAAGCTGCATTATTTGCGCCCAGCGGCACCCAAACCAACTTAATAGCACTGATGGCGCATTGTCAGCGGGGTGACGAAGCCATTGTAGGGCAACAATGGCATACCTATCGCTGGGAAGCTGGTGGTATGGCGGTGTTGGGTTCTATTCAGCCGCAACCTATTGAACACCAGCCAGACGGTACTCTGGCGCTTGAGCACATTCGTGCTGCGGTAAAACCGGACGATCCACATTTTGCCCGTACAAAATTGATTGTGATTGAAAACACCACTGGCGGTAAGGTGTTGCCTTTGTCATATATGAATTCAGTGGCAGCTTTGGCCAAAGAGCTGGGGTTAAACTGCCATATAGATGGAGCCCGGCTGATGAATGCTGCTGTGGCTTTGGCTACAACTGATGGTTCAGATCCAATTCAAAAAGCCAGGCAGCTTTGTGCAGGTTTTGATTCCGTATCTTTGTGTTTATCCAAAGGCTTAGGTGCTCCGGTAGGCTCTTTGCTGCTGGGGAGTTTTGCGTTTATTCAGCAGGCAAGACGGCTGCGTAAAATGTTGGGTGGCGGTATGCGCCAGGCTGGAGTGCTGGCAGCAGCAGGTTTATATGCGCTGCAACATCATATAGAACGCCTGGCAGAGGATCATCAGCATGCACAGCAACTGGCTGAAGGTTTGCAGCGGATAGCCGCTGAACATCCGCGACTTAAAGGCAAGCTGGAGCTGGTGTCAGTGCATACCAATATTTTATTTACTGATATTGCCCTTGAGGTCGCAGAGCCTTTATTGGCTCATTTAGCTGCCCATGGTATCCGACTGACCAGCAGTAATTACAACAAGGCTGATCAGCACTACAAGCGGGTACGTTGGGTGACGCATCTGGACATATGCTCCATAGATATTCAGCAAGCGCTCGATACTGTCAGAGGTTTTTAA
- a CDS encoding LysE/ArgO family amino acid transporter has protein sequence MLSFFTGFTVGLSLIVAIGAQNIWVLSQSMAGANRLVIAAVCILCDAALIVTGVYSVQLIQQWLPPLVPVLTWAGVAMLSWLAFGAAQRAWQGQGALLANSRVQVHSWQKTALTALAITLLNPHVYLDTVVLIGSVGSAQSEPFCFTLGACLASLCWFSALTGLAPKLKVWLSSPLRWRLFDALVALVLTGIALKLAV, from the coding sequence ATGCTGTCGTTTTTTACTGGTTTTACCGTGGGTTTGAGTTTAATAGTAGCGATAGGTGCGCAGAATATCTGGGTGTTAAGTCAGAGTATGGCTGGCGCCAACAGGTTGGTGATAGCTGCGGTCTGTATTTTGTGTGATGCGGCATTAATAGTGACAGGAGTCTACAGTGTGCAGCTGATTCAACAGTGGTTGCCGCCACTGGTACCGGTCCTGACCTGGGCCGGTGTTGCCATGCTGTCATGGTTGGCTTTTGGTGCTGCTCAACGAGCCTGGCAAGGACAGGGTGCTTTACTGGCAAACAGTAGGGTGCAGGTGCATAGCTGGCAAAAAACGGCACTGACAGCTTTGGCTATTACCTTATTAAACCCTCATGTCTATCTGGATACAGTAGTGCTGATTGGCAGTGTTGGCTCAGCACAGTCAGAGCCTTTCTGCTTTACGTTAGGGGCATGTCTGGCGTCTTTGTGTTGGTTTAGTGCCCTAACAGGCCTGGCACCCAAACTGAAAGTCTGGCTTAGTTCGCCTTTACGCTGGCGGTTATTTGATGCTTTGGTGGCTTTGGTGTTGACGGGCATAGCCCTAAAGCTGGCGGTGTAA
- a CDS encoding S41 family peptidase — MKLTLIACLTAAVFTSAYTNAAYYRSPAVQQNQLVFTAEGDLWLSSINGSEAKRLTTHPAEETQALFTPDGKAVVYVAAYDDTADVYYLALAGGAPKRLTALNAKVKLQGWSLDGKLLYSTDAMTGPVNSWVLKLLDLETQQTETLPLLDAVEAALDPQNGYVYFIRYGLQLTGDNARQYQGGAKGQLWRWKLGSQLEAERLLTDHQGSLRNPMMWEGKLVLVSDAGGNANLWSYDPVSTQLKELTTHQDFPVRSARIDQGKVTYQLGADIKLLDLNSGQNDSLAPALITDSPQQRQRVLAEPMKYLTAGSVGFAKEKLVLTLRSKVLVLSRAPQRIVELAVPETARARSAVVSQDGKWVYLISDQSGEPEIWQYAADGSDKGKQLTKDGRGFRWNLALSPDGRYLAHDDKQGQLWLLDVKSGSNQLLYKSGSGLSPYSDLSWNKTSSLLAFTTEKDGVGRQQIGLYSVKEQQAKLLTTDKYNSFSPAFHPDGDWLYFLSQRELKPTPGGPWGDRNMGPAFDKRAQVFAYALTSAAQFPFAAETELTAGLDNQAKPVLFKDLPGQLWQVPVAAGNYQKLQAGSDYLYLQEFEYSGHAAAARALKIEPDNKKLLSFAGKVRTLETSTDGKSLFLHYETEPGQHRFFLGSATAKAPEGEDSEPWAIDKISLTVTPRAEWQQMFHDAWLMHREFLFDPAMRGVDWGSTKRRYQPLLDRVTDRFELDDLLAQLIGELSVLHSQVRGGDYAKASESSKAASLGGEFISRDGKLVLQTIYQTDPDLPSIASPLNSPGVELKSGDTLLAVNGKAVASALDLHQVLQQQQGQQVLLQLERDGKAFKKVVVPVSPQQEQMLRYQHWVQQKKHQVEQQGKQQLGYLHLYAMTANDISNFAREFYANVDKPGLIIDVRRNRGGNIDSWVIEKLLRRVWSFWQPTQGKAYGNMQQSFRGQLVVLTDPLTYSDGETFAAGVKSLGLGPVIGQQTAGAGVWLSGRNLLADMGVARVAETAQFDKEGRWIIEGRGVSPDVLVDNLPYASFSGQDAQLSYAISLLQKQLQEKAVPQLKAEPLKPGMAKDAQKLNW; from the coding sequence ATGAAACTCACTTTAATCGCTTGTCTGACGGCCGCTGTTTTTACCAGCGCTTATACAAATGCTGCTTATTACCGCTCTCCTGCTGTGCAACAAAACCAACTGGTGTTTACCGCCGAGGGGGATTTATGGCTCAGTTCAATAAATGGCAGTGAAGCGAAACGCCTAACAACTCATCCTGCTGAAGAAACTCAGGCCTTGTTTACACCAGACGGTAAAGCGGTAGTTTATGTTGCGGCTTATGACGACACAGCGGATGTCTATTATTTAGCCTTAGCCGGTGGGGCTCCAAAGCGTCTGACGGCGCTTAATGCCAAAGTAAAACTACAAGGCTGGAGTCTGGATGGCAAGTTGCTGTACAGCACAGATGCGATGACAGGGCCGGTAAATAGTTGGGTGCTGAAACTACTGGATCTGGAAACTCAACAGACTGAAACTCTGCCGCTTTTAGATGCTGTCGAAGCAGCTCTGGACCCACAGAATGGCTATGTATATTTTATCCGCTATGGTTTGCAACTGACCGGAGATAATGCCCGCCAGTATCAGGGCGGGGCCAAAGGCCAGTTGTGGCGCTGGAAACTGGGGTCGCAACTGGAAGCAGAGCGGTTACTAACCGATCATCAGGGCTCTTTACGCAACCCAATGATGTGGGAAGGGAAACTGGTGTTGGTTAGTGATGCGGGTGGCAATGCAAATTTGTGGTCTTACGATCCGGTCTCAACACAATTAAAAGAGCTGACTACCCACCAGGATTTTCCAGTACGTTCAGCCCGCATTGATCAGGGTAAAGTGACTTATCAGTTGGGTGCTGATATCAAACTGTTAGATTTAAACTCGGGCCAAAACGATAGTCTCGCCCCGGCTTTAATTACAGACTCCCCGCAGCAACGTCAGCGTGTATTGGCAGAACCTATGAAGTATTTAACTGCGGGCTCAGTTGGCTTTGCCAAAGAAAAGCTGGTGCTTACGCTTCGCAGCAAGGTGCTGGTATTATCCCGCGCCCCCCAACGAATTGTGGAATTAGCTGTGCCTGAAACTGCTCGTGCCCGCAGTGCAGTGGTCAGTCAGGATGGCAAATGGGTGTATTTAATTTCCGACCAGTCTGGTGAGCCTGAAATTTGGCAATACGCTGCTGATGGTTCAGATAAAGGCAAGCAACTGACCAAAGATGGCCGTGGGTTTCGTTGGAATTTAGCCTTATCCCCCGATGGTCGTTATCTGGCTCATGATGATAAACAAGGTCAGCTGTGGCTACTTGATGTAAAGAGTGGCAGCAATCAGTTGCTGTATAAAAGTGGTTCTGGTTTAAGCCCATACAGTGACCTGAGCTGGAATAAAACCAGCAGTTTGCTGGCTTTTACCACTGAAAAAGATGGCGTGGGCCGGCAGCAAATTGGCCTGTATTCAGTCAAAGAACAACAAGCCAAATTGCTCACTACAGATAAATACAACTCGTTCAGTCCGGCATTTCATCCGGATGGTGATTGGTTGTATTTTTTGTCACAACGTGAATTAAAACCAACCCCGGGCGGCCCATGGGGGGATCGCAACATGGGACCCGCTTTTGATAAAAGAGCGCAGGTGTTTGCATATGCATTAACCAGTGCCGCACAGTTTCCATTTGCCGCTGAAACTGAATTAACGGCAGGGCTAGACAACCAGGCGAAGCCTGTCTTATTCAAAGACTTGCCTGGCCAGTTATGGCAAGTGCCTGTTGCGGCCGGAAACTATCAGAAATTGCAGGCCGGTTCTGATTACCTCTATCTGCAGGAATTTGAATACAGTGGTCATGCGGCGGCAGCGCGTGCTTTAAAAATTGAACCAGATAACAAAAAACTGTTGAGTTTTGCAGGTAAGGTACGGACCTTAGAAACCAGTACAGACGGTAAGTCGTTGTTTCTGCACTATGAAACCGAACCTGGTCAGCACAGGTTTTTCTTAGGTTCTGCAACAGCTAAAGCTCCGGAAGGGGAAGACTCTGAGCCTTGGGCTATTGATAAAATAAGCCTGACAGTAACGCCCAGAGCAGAATGGCAACAAATGTTCCATGACGCCTGGCTGATGCACCGTGAGTTTTTGTTTGATCCGGCCATGCGTGGAGTGGACTGGGGCAGCACCAAAAGACGATATCAGCCTTTACTCGACAGAGTCACAGACAGATTTGAGCTGGATGATTTGCTGGCACAGTTGATTGGTGAGTTGTCTGTATTGCACTCGCAAGTACGGGGCGGTGATTATGCCAAAGCCAGTGAAAGCAGCAAAGCAGCCAGTCTTGGGGGCGAATTTATCAGCCGCGATGGCAAACTGGTGTTGCAAACCATTTACCAGACCGACCCGGATTTACCTTCTATTGCCAGTCCGCTTAATAGCCCCGGTGTAGAGCTGAAATCGGGAGATACCTTGTTGGCCGTTAATGGCAAGGCTGTGGCTTCAGCGCTGGATTTGCATCAGGTGTTACAGCAGCAACAAGGTCAGCAAGTGTTGTTGCAGTTAGAGCGGGATGGCAAAGCATTTAAAAAAGTGGTGGTGCCAGTCAGCCCACAACAAGAACAGATGTTGCGTTATCAGCATTGGGTGCAACAGAAAAAACATCAGGTGGAGCAGCAGGGTAAACAGCAACTGGGTTATCTGCATTTATACGCCATGACAGCCAATGATATCAGTAACTTTGCCCGCGAGTTTTATGCCAATGTAGATAAACCAGGTTTGATTATTGATGTGCGCCGAAACAGAGGAGGCAATATCGACAGTTGGGTCATTGAAAAACTGTTACGTCGGGTCTGGTCCTTCTGGCAACCCACTCAGGGCAAAGCCTATGGCAATATGCAACAAAGCTTCCGTGGCCAACTGGTGGTACTGACTGATCCGCTGACCTATTCTGATGGCGAAACTTTTGCCGCAGGGGTAAAAAGCTTAGGCTTAGGGCCAGTGATAGGACAGCAAACTGCAGGTGCCGGTGTTTGGTTATCTGGTCGTAATTTGTTAGCTGATATGGGCGTGGCTCGTGTCGCCGAAACCGCGCAGTTTGATAAAGAAGGACGCTGGATCATCGAAGGCCGTGGTGTTAGCCCTGATGTACTGGTCGATAATCTACCCTACGCCAGTTTTAGTGGTCAGGATGCACAGTTATCTTATGCCATCAGTCTGCTACAAAAACAGTTACAGGAAAAAGCAGTGCCACAACTGAAAGCTGAACCTTTAAAACCAGGGATGGCCAAAGACGCTCAAAAGCTGAACTGGTAA